In one Rutidosis leptorrhynchoides isolate AG116_Rl617_1_P2 chromosome 8, CSIRO_AGI_Rlap_v1, whole genome shotgun sequence genomic region, the following are encoded:
- the LOC139863295 gene encoding uncharacterized protein, producing MLEAVASYDEWFWHAFFGTAGSNNDINVLNQSDLFNDLLAGEAPPCTFTVNVCTFDKGYYLVDGIYPEWSTLIKSFRNPIDPKQSKFKRYQESARKDIERAFEILQGRWTIVQHPARPYYIRKIRRIMLTCVILNNMITEDNDRAFCGLEENYHPIRRARGTFQERVDAHIRADA from the coding sequence ATGCTTGAAGCGGTAGCGTCTTATGATGAATGGTTTTGGCACGCTTTCTTTGGTACTGCGGGATCAAATAATGATATCAATGTACTTAATCAATCTGATTTGTTTAACGACTTATTAGCCGGCGAGGCTCCACCGTGCACGTTTACGGTGAATGTGTGTACGTTTGATAAGGGTTATTATTTGGTGGATGGAATTTACCCGGAATGGTCCACACTAATTAAGTCGTTCAGAAATCCGATTGATCCAAAACAATCAAAGTTCAAAAGGTATCAAGAATctgcaagaaaagatattgaacgagCATTTGAAATACTACAAGGTCGATGGACGATTGTTCAGCATCCGGCAAGACCATATTATATCCGAAAAATTAGAAGGATTATGTTAACATGTGTGATATTAAACAATATGATAACCGAGGACAACGACCGTGCATTTTGTGGacttgaagagaattatcatccgaTTCGACGTGCACGAGGAACATTCCAAGAAAGGGTTGACGCGCATATCCGGGCGGACGCATAA